The Coffea arabica cultivar ET-39 chromosome 3c, Coffea Arabica ET-39 HiFi, whole genome shotgun sequence genome contains a region encoding:
- the LOC113733763 gene encoding flowering-promoting factor 1-like protein 3, translating to MSGVWVFRNGVLRLVENPGDSRKALVHVPSNEVITSYAVLERKLSALGWERYHDDPELLQFHKRSTIHLISLPKDFSKFKSMHMYDIVVKNRNEFEVRDM from the coding sequence ATGTCAGGTGTGTGGGTTTTCAGGAATGGTGTCCTTCGACTTGTCGAGAACCCTGGTGACTCTCGTAAGGCGTTAGTCCACGTCCCAAGCAATGAAGTCATCACATCCTATGCTGTCCTCGAAAGAAAGCTATCGGCCTTAGGTTGGGAGAGGTACCATGATGATCCTGAACTCCTTCAGTTCCACAAAAGATCCACGATTCACCTCATCTCCCTTCCCAAAGACTTCAGCAAGTTCAAGTCCATGCACATGTATGATATTGTCGTCAAGAATCGCAACGAATTCGAAGTTAGAGATATGTGA
- the LOC113733979 gene encoding uncharacterized protein: MRPLDENETTQVFEKLFKFVGSNLKNIVENPSHEGPDPNPGRYCFRLQKNRVYYVSESLVKRATNIKRENLVSLGTQIGKFTKTGKFQLTIQSLNLLAANAKHKVWLKPTSEMSFLYGNNVLKGGLGRITENINPNDGVVVFSMSDMPLGFGVAAKSTQDCRKMDPNGIVVIHQADIGEYLRMEDEL, from the coding sequence ATGAGGCCGCTGGACGAGAACGAAACCACCCAAGTCTTCGAAAAGCTCTTCAAATTCGTCGGCAGCAACCTCAAGAACATCGTGGAGAACCCATCTCACGAAGGCCCCGATCCAAATCCCGGCCGCTACTGCTTCCGTCTCCAAAAGAACCGGGTCTACTACGTCTCCGAATCATTGGTCAAGCGAGCAACGAATATAAAGCGTGAAAATCTAGTTTCCCTCGGAACCCAGATCGGGAAATTTACGAAAACGGGCAAATTTCAGTTGACCATCCAGAGCCTGAACTTGTTGGCTGCCAATGCTAAGCATAAAGTTTGGCTAAAACCCACCTCCGAAATGAGTTTTTTGTACGGAAATAATGTTTTGAAAGGTGGGCTAGGGAGGATTACGGAGAATATCAATCCTAATGATGGGGTGGTGGTCTTTTCTATGTCGGATATGCCCCTTGGATTTGGGGTTGCGGCCAAGAGCACCCAAGATTGTAGGAAGATGGATCCCAATGGCATTGTTGTCATTCATCAGGCTGATATCGGGGAGTATTTGAGGATGGAAGATGAGCTTTGA